A single Dreissena polymorpha isolate Duluth1 chromosome 14, UMN_Dpol_1.0, whole genome shotgun sequence DNA region contains:
- the LOC127856887 gene encoding protein enabled homolog isoform X1, with the protein MSLVTTIILITLSCNYNDNESVGECHGYGGRLYHLRNRNVVCVQVNGYLSGLNLREAPNIKIIKTDQSFTCRQIHNNMNSIQLYTPKDTLLCAPFMTTTTEAPTTTQAPTTTQAQSATEAFSKTSSTTTLPPTSFVSSDIITEVVFIAIGIALVVGFLIVVVVVVVRPSRRIRSRNENIEMFPLPSYPPPRPPPPSRSPPPPPPPPPPPPPAPTPPPPPPPPPPPAPTPPPPPPPPPPPAPTPPAPTPPPPAPPPPPPPAPTPPPPPPPPPPPPPPPPPPPPSSLRRSLRPTKIVTKLNL; encoded by the exons atgtctTTAGTCACAACAATTATTTTAATCACATTAAGCTGCAATTATAACGATAATGAAAGTGTAGGTGAATGCCATGGGTATGGTGGTAGGCTGTATCATCTGCGGAACCGAAACGTAGTCTGTGTCCAGGTTAATGGATATCTCTCGGGTTTGAACCTGAGAGAGGCACCTAATATCAAGATAATTAAAACGGATCAGTCATTCACCTGCCGACAGATTCATAACAACATGAACAGTATACAACTATACACCCCCAAGGACACATTATTATGTGCG CCCTTTATGACAACGACAACGGAAGCACCAACAACAACGCAGGCACCAACGACAACACAGGCACAATCAGCAACTGAGGCATTTAGTAAGACCTCAAGCACCACAACTCTGCCTCCTACAAGCTTTGTATCATCTG ATATCATCACGGAAGTGGTTTTTATAGCTATTGGTATAGCTTTAGTGGTAGGGTTTTTAATAGTTGTGGTAGTTGTGGTAGTTCGCCCCTCAAGAAGAATAAGAAGCAGAAATGAGAACATAGAGATGTTCCCACTACCATCCTACCCACCGCCGAGGCCACCACCACCGTCGAGatcaccaccgccaccaccaccaccgccgccgccgccaccaccagcgccaacaccaccaccaccaccgccgccgccgccaccaccagcgccaacaccaccaccgccgccaccaccgccaccaccaccagcGCCAACACCACCAGCGCCAACACCACCGCCACCagcgccgccaccaccaccaccaccagcgccaacaccgccaccaccaccgccaccaccgccaccaccaccgccaccaccaccgccaccaccaccatcatcactaAGACGATCACTAAGACCTACAAAGATTGTTACAAAATTGAACTTGTAA
- the LOC127856891 gene encoding uncharacterized protein LOC127856891: MENLRKHRSVELVHTEKRLKKVAAKSTYKLHRIFCEDLVGVELNRLKLKLNKPIYIGMTVLDLSKYTMYDFYYNHLKRLYGSKVQLQMTDTDSFLFYCETNDLFNDMYAYTHLFDTSDFPKDHYLFSNVNKKVMGKMKSETINKSISEYCGLRSKMYAYICDNKEDKRAKGISKHVVKKELRLQHYKNVLFEESSLLSKMHSFRSHNHKIFLEKITKIGLSCFDDKRYLLDDGIASYAYGHYKMQQT; this comes from the coding sequence ATGGAAAATCTTCGAAAGCATCGTTCAGTAGAGTTGGTCCACACAGAAAAAAGATTGAAGAAGGTCGCTGCAAAATCAACCTATAAACTCCATAGAATTTTCTGTGAAGATCTTGTTGGAGTAGAATTAAATCGTCTTAAATTGAAACTTAATAAACCCATATATATTGGAATGACTGTTttagatttatcaaaatatactATGTATGACTTCTATTATAACCATTTGAAACGACTTTATGGTTCAAAAGTGCAGTTACAAATGACTGATACCGattcgtttttgttttattgtgaaacaAATGATTTGTTTAATGACATGTATGCATATACCCATTTGTTTGATACTTCTGATTTCCCTAAAGATCATTATCTTTTCAGTAATGTAAATAAAAAGGTAATGGGTAAAATGAAAAGTGAAACAATAAACAAAAGTATATCGGAATATTGTGGTTTGCGAtcaaaaatgtatgcatatatttgtgATAACAAAGAAGACAAAAGAGCGAAaggaatttcaaaacatgttgttaaaaaagaattaagattacaacattataaaaatgtgttatttgaaGAGTCCTCGCTATTATCAAAAATGCATTCATTCAGAAGTCACAATCATAAAATTTTTCttgagaaaatcactaaaataGGTTTATCCTGTTTTGATGATAAACGATATCTTCTAGATGATGGAATCGCTAGTTATGCATATGGTCACTACAAAATGCaacaaacataa
- the LOC127856887 gene encoding uncharacterized protein LOC127856887 isoform X2, protein MSLVTTIILITLSCNYNDNESVGECHGYGGRLYHLRNRNVVCVQVNGYLSGLNLREAPNIKIIKTDQSFTCRQIHNNMNSIQLYTPKDTLLCAPFMTTTTEAPTTTQAPTTTQAQSATEAFNIITEVVFIAIGIALVVGFLIVVVVVVVRPSRRIRSRNENIEMFPLPSYPPPRPPPPSRSPPPPPPPPPPPPPAPTPPPPPPPPPPPAPTPPPPPPPPPPPAPTPPAPTPPPPAPPPPPPPAPTPPPPPPPPPPPPPPPPPPPPSSLRRSLRPTKIVTKLNL, encoded by the exons atgtctTTAGTCACAACAATTATTTTAATCACATTAAGCTGCAATTATAACGATAATGAAAGTGTAGGTGAATGCCATGGGTATGGTGGTAGGCTGTATCATCTGCGGAACCGAAACGTAGTCTGTGTCCAGGTTAATGGATATCTCTCGGGTTTGAACCTGAGAGAGGCACCTAATATCAAGATAATTAAAACGGATCAGTCATTCACCTGCCGACAGATTCATAACAACATGAACAGTATACAACTATACACCCCCAAGGACACATTATTATGTGCG CCCTTTATGACAACGACAACGGAAGCACCAACAACAACGCAGGCACCAACGACAACACAGGCACAATCAGCAACTGAGGCATTTA ATATCATCACGGAAGTGGTTTTTATAGCTATTGGTATAGCTTTAGTGGTAGGGTTTTTAATAGTTGTGGTAGTTGTGGTAGTTCGCCCCTCAAGAAGAATAAGAAGCAGAAATGAGAACATAGAGATGTTCCCACTACCATCCTACCCACCGCCGAGGCCACCACCACCGTCGAGatcaccaccgccaccaccaccaccgccgccgccgccaccaccagcgccaacaccaccaccaccaccgccgccgccgccaccaccagcgccaacaccaccaccgccgccaccaccgccaccaccaccagcGCCAACACCACCAGCGCCAACACCACCGCCACCagcgccgccaccaccaccaccaccagcgccaacaccgccaccaccaccgccaccaccgccaccaccaccgccaccaccaccgccaccaccaccatcatcactaAGACGATCACTAAGACCTACAAAGATTGTTACAAAATTGAACTTGTAA
- the LOC127856874 gene encoding cytochrome P450 2H1-like: MWEGFSVTSVGLIILICVLVQRLLFSRRTGNLPPSPGLCLPIIGHSYLMRADMRPTLARLRKKCGNVYYMQWGSVPVVILSGYDVIMDAFKKQADLFAGRPKMFVLEKVSRGKGFVMTSGEPWREHRRFTLGTLKDFGMGKTRLDATIQEQAALMVEEIGKHNGEPFDPKDVISAHVANVICSMVFRKQFKHDDPRFKGIIQKFDENIKSAGGIANFFPWAARLPGDPLGVRRMIANSDAVLAYCADIVREHVETYDENCIEDLVSAYIRELKKNEQTNEQTTMSYEYLETLIADLFMAGSETTTTALRWSLVCLTEYPEIQERLYREITSSIGIFRTPSVLDRSSLVYVEAFYMEVLRFCNLTIILGLHATTETATLRGYTIPTDAVIIPDLESVFSDPDIWGDPLVFRPDRFIDEHGKLIKRDEFIAFFIGKRSCVGESLARTELLLFLSSLVQRFRFESPVGEEVSMATTDGVFGLVHAPKPYRIVAVPRGG; this comes from the exons ATGTGGGAAGGATTTTCCGTAACGTCTGTCGGACTGATTATCCTGATATGCGTCCTGGTACAACGGCTCCTGTTTAGCAGAAGAACCGGAAACCTTCCGCCGTCGCCAGGCCTTTGCCTGCCCATCATCGGTCACAGCTACCTCATGCGGGCGGATATGAGGCCGACCCTGGCGCGACTCCGGAAGAAGTGCGGCAACGTGTATTACATGCAGTGGGGTAGCGTGCCGGTGGTGATTCTCAGCGGATATGACGTCATTATGGACGCTTTCAAGAAACAAGCCGACCTTTTCGCAGGGAGACCGAAGATGTTCGTTTTAGAAAAAGTGAGCAGAGGAAAAG GCTTTGTTATGACTAGCGGGGAACCATGGCGGGAGCACAGGAGATTCACTTTAGGCACACTGAAGGACTTCGGTATGGGCAAGACCAGGCTAGACGCCACCATACAGGAACAAGCTGCATTGATGGTCGAGGAGATAGGAAAGCACAATGGTGAACCTTTCGATCCCAAAGATGTGATTAGCGCCCACGTCGCCAACGTGATTTGCTCGATGGTGTTCCGAAAGCAGTTCAAACATGACGACCCGCGATTTAAAGGAATAATACAAAAGTTCGATGAAAATATAAA GTCCGCGGGCGGCATCGCCAATTTCTTCCCCTGGGCGGCCCGCCTGCCCGGAGATCCCTTGGGGGTCAGGCGTATGATCGCCAACTCGGACGCTGTGCTCGCCTACTGCGCGGACATCGTACGGGAGCACGTGGAGACGTACGACGAGAACTGTATCGAGGACCTGGTCAGCGCCTATATCAGAGAGTTGAAGAAGAACGAGCAGACGAACGAGCAGACGACTATGAGCT ACGAGTATCTCGAGACACTAATCGCGGACCTGTTCATGGCCGGCTCGGAAACGACGACGACCGCGCTCCGCTGGAGTCTCGTTTGCCTCACGGAATACCCCGAGATTCAAGAACGCTTGTATCGGGAAATCACGAGCAGCATCGGTATTTTCCGTACTCCTTCTGTCTTGGACCGGTCATCCTTAGTATACGTGGAGGCATTCTACATGGAGGTGTTAAG ATTCTGCAACTTAACAATAATCCTCGGACTGCACGCCACAACTGAAACGGCGACGCTCAGAGGTTACACTATACCAACCGACGCAGTTATTATTCCCGACCTTGAATCCGTATTCAGTGATCCCGACATATGGGGCGACCCGCTCGTGTTCCGACCCGACAGGTTCATTGACGAGCACGGAAAGCTAATCAAACGGGATgagtttattgcatttttcattg GCAAACGCAGTTGTGTCGGCGAGTCTCTCGCACGGACGGAGCTTCTGTTGTTCCTTAGCAGCCTCGTTCAGAGGTTTCGTTTTGAAAGTCCGGTCGGGGAAGAAGTCTCCATGGCGACCACGGACGGGGTGTTCGGACTTGTGCATGCGCCAAAGCCTTACAGGATTGTAGCAGTACCACGGGGCGGCTGA